A part of Thiomicrorhabdus sediminis genomic DNA contains:
- the neuB gene encoding N-acetylneuraminate synthase has translation MHTFIIAEAGVNHNGDLDKAMALIDAAVDAGADAVKFQTFNTENLVTEDAKQADYQAANTGVKESQFAMLKRLELSVEAHQQLFAYCQQKNIEFISTAFDSDSVEFLHQLGMKRWKIPSGELLSIPYLRQIARFNQPTILSTGMGDLGEVNLAITTLLDAGLSKQNLIVLHANTAYPTPYSDVNLRAMQTIEAEFDVSVGLSDHSLGIEVPIAAVAMGAQVIEKHFTLDRTLPGPDHKASLEPQELKQMVISVRHIEQALGDGKKQSSVSEKANISVARKRIVAKSAIQKGEQFSEQNVTLKRSGQGAYASDWDNVIGQTANQNFAEGEGIE, from the coding sequence ATGCATACCTTTATTATCGCCGAAGCCGGCGTAAACCATAATGGCGATTTAGATAAAGCGATGGCATTAATCGATGCCGCGGTCGATGCCGGTGCCGATGCGGTCAAATTCCAAACCTTTAATACTGAAAATCTGGTGACCGAAGATGCCAAGCAGGCTGATTACCAAGCAGCAAATACCGGTGTAAAAGAGAGTCAGTTCGCCATGCTCAAACGGCTTGAGTTGAGTGTCGAGGCGCATCAACAATTATTTGCCTATTGTCAGCAGAAAAATATCGAATTTATCTCGACCGCCTTTGATAGCGATAGCGTTGAGTTTTTACATCAGCTAGGCATGAAACGCTGGAAAATTCCATCCGGTGAATTGTTATCAATTCCATATTTAAGACAGATCGCGCGTTTTAACCAGCCGACAATCTTATCAACAGGTATGGGGGATTTGGGTGAGGTCAATCTGGCGATAACAACCTTGCTTGATGCCGGTTTGTCGAAACAGAATTTAATTGTTTTACATGCCAATACCGCTTATCCAACGCCCTACAGTGATGTTAATTTAAGAGCGATGCAAACTATTGAAGCGGAGTTTGATGTCTCGGTGGGCTTGTCTGATCACTCTTTAGGCATTGAGGTGCCGATTGCCGCGGTGGCAATGGGTGCGCAAGTCATTGAAAAGCATTTTACCCTAGACAGAACTCTGCCCGGACCGGATCATAAAGCCAGTCTAGAACCTCAAGAGTTAAAGCAGATGGTAATTTCGGTTCGTCATATTGAGCAAGCTTTAGGCGATGGCAAAAAACAGAGCTCAGTTTCTGAAAAGGCCAATATCTCGGTGGCCAGAAAACGTATTGTCGCCAAATCTGCAATTCAAAAAGGCGAACAATTCAGCGAGCAAAATGTCACCTTAAAACGTTCCGGTCAAGGGGCATATGCTTCCGATTGGGATAACGTCATTGGTCAAACCGCTAACCAGAATTTTGCCGAGGGAGAGGGCATTGAGTAA
- a CDS encoding acetyltransferase: protein MSVHIDSKIPLLLIGGGGHCESVIDVIKKNNHFHIVGIVESDDSNIAEVNGIPVIGRDKDLPALIKTTRNCVVTIGQVGLDSVRQNLFAKVKSLGGILPVISSPLAHIAESACIGEGTVIMHHALVNSGAVIGRNCIVNSKALVEHHTKIGDFCHIATAAVINGDCDIGNNCFIGSSATIKQGVAISSETVIGAASYVHQSTQESGTYFGSPAMLRGNA, encoded by the coding sequence ATGTCAGTTCATATCGATTCGAAAATACCTTTGTTGTTAATCGGTGGCGGCGGTCACTGTGAATCCGTGATTGATGTCATTAAAAAAAACAATCACTTCCATATTGTCGGCATCGTCGAGTCGGACGATTCAAACATTGCCGAAGTTAACGGTATTCCGGTAATCGGTCGAGACAAAGATTTACCGGCACTGATTAAAACTACTCGGAATTGCGTTGTTACCATTGGTCAGGTCGGATTGGATTCTGTGCGTCAGAACTTATTTGCAAAAGTGAAATCCCTAGGAGGGATTTTGCCTGTCATCAGTTCTCCATTAGCTCATATCGCCGAGTCGGCTTGTATTGGTGAAGGCACGGTGATTATGCATCATGCTTTGGTCAACAGCGGTGCTGTCATTGGCAGAAACTGTATTGTCAATTCAAAGGCTTTGGTGGAGCATCACACGAAAATCGGCGATTTTTGTCATATTGCCACCGCAGCGGTGATTAACGGCGATTGTGATATTGGCAACAACTGTTTTATCGGTTCCAGCGCGACCATAAAACAAGGTGTGGCGATCAGTTCTGAGACGGTAATCGGTGCGGCAAGTTATGTGCATCAATCTACTCAAGAATCGGGAACTTATTTCGGCTCCCCGGCTATGTTAAGAGGCAATGCCTGA
- a CDS encoding LegC family aminotransferase: protein MSNSAEQFKQQAQSLAGFIRQHYQVENSEEFIPLHAPCFDSQEKRLLNDCIDSTFVSSVGRYVDEFEQQVAEFTGAKHAVAVVNGTMGLFLALRVVGVEEHDLVITQSLTFVATANAIKMLGASPLFLDVDQSSLGLSAKELETFLAKETEVKQGQCFHKASGKRISACVPMHTLGFSSEIEEIVLLCHQYHIKVVEDAAESLGSYYQSKHTGRFGDLGVFSFNGNKVITTGGGGMLITNNSELAKQAKHLSTTAKVAHAWLFEHDQIGYNLRMPNINAALGVAQMQKLPAFLEQKKQLAEKYKAFIGTLDAFSWVEPLGASEANHWLNAILCPAEQRDQLLALLNDQGIQARPLWTPLHQQDIYRDELCYGMKNTEWLAARLVNIPSGVVCNA, encoded by the coding sequence ATGTCTAACAGTGCTGAACAGTTCAAGCAACAAGCGCAGTCACTAGCCGGTTTTATACGTCAGCATTATCAAGTTGAAAACAGTGAAGAATTTATTCCTCTGCATGCCCCATGTTTCGATAGTCAGGAAAAACGGCTGTTGAATGATTGTATCGACTCGACTTTTGTTTCATCTGTGGGGCGTTATGTCGATGAGTTTGAACAGCAGGTTGCTGAGTTTACCGGAGCCAAACATGCGGTCGCGGTCGTCAATGGCACCATGGGGCTGTTTTTGGCGCTAAGAGTTGTCGGGGTAGAGGAACATGATCTGGTCATCACCCAATCGCTGACATTTGTCGCTACCGCCAATGCCATCAAGATGCTTGGTGCGTCACCGTTGTTTTTGGATGTTGATCAATCTTCGTTGGGCTTGAGTGCAAAAGAGCTGGAAACCTTTCTTGCTAAAGAAACCGAAGTCAAACAGGGACAGTGCTTCCATAAAGCATCAGGTAAAAGAATTTCGGCATGTGTGCCGATGCATACCTTGGGCTTTAGCAGCGAAATTGAAGAAATTGTTCTGCTTTGTCATCAATACCATATCAAAGTGGTTGAAGATGCCGCGGAAAGTTTGGGTTCTTATTATCAATCGAAACATACCGGTCGTTTTGGCGATTTAGGTGTTTTCAGCTTCAACGGCAATAAGGTTATCACCACCGGCGGTGGCGGTATGCTGATTACCAATAATAGCGAACTGGCCAAACAGGCAAAACACCTGAGTACCACCGCCAAGGTTGCTCACGCTTGGCTATTTGAGCATGATCAAATTGGTTACAATCTGAGAATGCCGAATATCAATGCCGCTTTGGGTGTGGCGCAGATGCAAAAATTACCGGCATTTTTAGAACAGAAAAAGCAGTTGGCAGAAAAATACAAAGCCTTTATAGGAACCTTGGATGCCTTCAGTTGGGTTGAACCTCTTGGAGCCAGCGAAGCAAATCATTGGTTGAACGCGATTCTATGCCCGGCTGAACAACGTGACCAATTGTTGGCGTTGTTGAATGATCAAGGCATTCAAGCTCGTCCATTGTGGACACCGTTACATCAGCAAGACATTTATCGCGATGAGCTTTGTTATGGAATGAAAAATACCGAATGGCTCGCCGCACGTTTGGTCAATATTCCAAGTGGCGTGGTATGCAATGCTTAA
- a CDS encoding NAD-dependent 4,6-dehydratase LegB translates to MDTNYWQGKQVLVTGADGFIGSHLTEALVKAGAQVRALTLYNSFNSWGWLDSSELLSEIEVVSGDVRDPFLCKKITQDCHTVFHLAALIAIPYSYIAPNSYVETNVNGTLNMAQACLENGVERFMHTSTSEIYGTAQYVPIDENHPPQPQSPYSASKIGADAMAMSYYNAFEMPVSIARPFNTYGPRQSARAVIPTIISQIASGMEQIKLGDTSPTRDFNYVADTCRGMMLIAQSAQTIGETINIGSNFEISVQDTLELIKEIMASDVEFIQDEQRLRPKDSEVFRLWCDNRLIHELTGFEPQYDIRAGLEQTIAWFSNSDNLKHYKAGIYNV, encoded by the coding sequence ATGGATACAAATTATTGGCAGGGCAAACAGGTACTGGTAACGGGAGCAGATGGTTTTATCGGTTCTCATTTAACGGAAGCTTTGGTTAAGGCTGGGGCACAGGTTCGTGCCCTGACTCTTTATAATTCCTTCAATAGCTGGGGGTGGCTGGACAGCTCAGAATTACTGTCAGAAATCGAAGTTGTCAGTGGTGATGTGCGCGACCCTTTCTTATGTAAAAAAATCACTCAGGATTGTCATACCGTTTTCCATCTAGCGGCTTTAATTGCCATTCCTTATTCTTATATCGCGCCCAATTCTTATGTGGAAACCAATGTTAACGGTACTTTGAATATGGCTCAGGCCTGTCTGGAAAATGGCGTAGAGCGCTTTATGCATACGTCCACTTCAGAAATCTACGGCACGGCGCAATACGTACCTATCGACGAAAATCATCCGCCGCAACCGCAGTCGCCATATAGCGCGAGTAAAATCGGTGCCGATGCGATGGCGATGTCCTATTACAATGCATTCGAAATGCCGGTATCTATCGCGCGTCCTTTTAACACCTATGGCCCAAGACAATCGGCAAGAGCCGTGATTCCTACTATTATTTCGCAAATTGCCAGTGGCATGGAGCAGATCAAGTTGGGTGATACTTCACCAACACGTGACTTCAACTATGTTGCCGATACCTGTCGAGGGATGATGTTGATCGCCCAGTCAGCACAAACCATCGGTGAAACCATTAATATCGGTTCGAATTTCGAGATTTCAGTACAGGATACACTGGAACTGATTAAAGAGATTATGGCCAGTGATGTCGAGTTTATTCAGGATGAACAGCGTTTACGACCAAAGGATTCGGAAGTCTTTAGGCTTTGGTGTGATAACCGTCTGATTCATGAATTAACCGGTTTTGAACCACAATACGATATTCGCGCCGGCTTGGAGCAGACCATTGCATGGTTTAGCAATAGCGATAATCTTAAGCACTATAAAGCTGGAATTTATAATGTCTAA
- a CDS encoding murein transglycosylase domain-containing protein translates to MNQSLKNTMILLFMAGILIFISGYLTSFQQWLSLNYHQDRMSSSSYQGFSQSSGGIRQIIGTEKIAQQIDPPALTNSSEFAQPKAQQNHQSPYLPENTLGHASQTLTTTTEVVTANRKPLPVLIELDNELIVEFSSHYSSYEVQRALSRLMVLHNPQQIESLLNKQSIDTRERPHYYPRIENQFQQSVRYPAQAYRYAEYLLANFSQTVVENNEQWQIVTIPLKTFELPDKAKSYQNLVEQFSREYAVDNDLVYAIMEVESAFNPRAVSRSKALGLMQIKPGSAGRDVFKYVDNQAGQPSEQALFNPKDNIRIGVAYLSLLKQMYFKDVKDKTKKELLAVASYNGGLNTVFKLFGKTPEQSVARINRLSAERIYWILRQKHESNETRQYIEKVMAKRKKYQKLLQAAA, encoded by the coding sequence GTGAACCAATCTTTAAAAAACACAATGATTCTACTGTTTATGGCGGGGATATTGATATTTATCTCAGGCTACCTGACGTCATTTCAACAGTGGTTAAGCCTTAATTATCATCAAGATAGAATGAGTTCATCGTCTTATCAAGGTTTTTCCCAAAGCTCTGGCGGTATTCGTCAAATTATTGGCACAGAAAAAATAGCGCAACAAATTGATCCGCCTGCGCTAACTAACTCGAGCGAGTTTGCTCAGCCTAAAGCGCAGCAAAATCACCAAAGCCCATATTTGCCAGAAAATACTCTAGGGCATGCCTCTCAAACATTGACGACTACTACTGAGGTTGTAACCGCCAATAGAAAGCCTTTACCGGTTTTAATAGAGCTTGATAATGAGCTGATTGTCGAATTTTCCTCGCACTATTCCTCTTATGAAGTCCAGCGTGCCTTATCGCGCTTGATGGTTTTGCATAATCCTCAACAAATAGAATCTTTGCTGAATAAACAGTCGATAGACACTCGTGAAAGACCTCATTATTACCCGCGCATAGAAAATCAGTTCCAACAGTCGGTGCGCTATCCGGCACAAGCCTATAGATATGCCGAATACCTGCTTGCCAACTTTAGTCAAACGGTGGTTGAAAATAATGAGCAATGGCAGATTGTTACCATTCCGTTAAAGACATTTGAGTTACCCGATAAGGCGAAATCCTATCAGAATTTGGTTGAGCAGTTTAGTCGTGAATATGCTGTTGATAATGATTTGGTATATGCCATTATGGAAGTCGAGAGCGCGTTTAATCCCAGAGCGGTAAGCCGTTCAAAAGCGCTGGGTTTAATGCAGATTAAACCTGGCAGCGCCGGACGAGATGTCTTTAAATACGTCGATAATCAAGCGGGACAGCCATCGGAGCAGGCACTGTTCAACCCTAAAGATAATATTCGTATCGGTGTCGCTTATTTAAGCCTGTTAAAGCAAATGTATTTTAAAGACGTGAAAGACAAAACTAAAAAAGAGTTGCTTGCTGTGGCTTCTTATAACGGTGGCCTGAATACCGTCTTCAAATTATTCGGTAAAACGCCAGAACAGTCTGTTGCGCGAATTAACCGATTATCGGCGGAACGTATTTATTGGATTTTGAGACAAAAGCATGAATCCAATGAAACCCGTCAATATATTGAAAAAGTGATGGCAAAGCGTAAAAAATACCAAAAACTACTGCAAGCAGCCGCTTAA